A genomic segment from Blastococcus sp. PRF04-17 encodes:
- a CDS encoding dihydroorotate dehydrogenase electron transfer subunit, giving the protein MTEPAPRAARPPVQRVVAVSGARPMGAYVELTLAAPEIAERTQPGQFVAFAVGGATSAHLLRRSIAIAAAADGVVTVVVAPHGPGSTWLAALRPGDTVDVVGPLGRPYPMPEPGTPTLLVGGGYGAAALVGQAARLHAAGSPVTAICGAATADRLSSVVELAGYGEVVVTTDDGSAGRHGWVTDASAEVLERVGVVYACGPMGMLRAVAEQATAAGVPSYVAVEESMACGIGVCMTCVLPVVGEDGRTRFSRSCTEGPVFGGDRVRFADVGSLPWDVVGADAMGVVAP; this is encoded by the coding sequence TTGACCGAGCCGGCGCCGAGGGCGGCGCGGCCGCCGGTGCAACGGGTCGTCGCGGTGTCCGGCGCACGGCCGATGGGCGCCTACGTGGAGCTGACCCTGGCCGCCCCCGAGATCGCCGAGCGCACGCAGCCGGGGCAGTTCGTGGCCTTCGCCGTCGGCGGGGCGACGTCGGCGCACCTGCTGCGCCGCTCGATCGCCATCGCGGCTGCGGCCGACGGCGTCGTCACGGTGGTCGTGGCTCCGCACGGGCCGGGGTCGACCTGGCTGGCGGCGCTGCGGCCGGGCGACACCGTGGACGTCGTCGGGCCCCTGGGCCGGCCGTATCCGATGCCGGAGCCCGGGACGCCGACGCTGCTGGTCGGCGGCGGCTACGGTGCCGCCGCGCTCGTGGGTCAGGCGGCGCGGCTGCACGCCGCCGGTTCGCCGGTGACCGCGATCTGCGGCGCGGCCACGGCCGACCGGCTCTCGTCGGTGGTCGAGCTGGCCGGGTACGGCGAGGTCGTCGTCACGACCGACGACGGCAGCGCCGGCCGGCACGGTTGGGTCACCGACGCGTCGGCCGAGGTCCTGGAGCGGGTCGGCGTGGTCTACGCCTGCGGACCGATGGGCATGCTCCGCGCCGTGGCCGAGCAGGCGACCGCCGCCGGCGTGCCGTCCTACGTCGCCGTCGAGGAGTCGATGGCCTGCGGGATCGGGGTCTGCATGACCTGCGTGCTGCCGGTGGTCGGCGAGGACGGGCGCACCCGCTTCTCGCGGTCGTGCACCGAGGGCCCGGTCTTCGGCGGGGACCGGGTGCGCTTCGCCGACGTGGGCTCCCTGCCGTGGGACGTCGTCGGCGCCGACGCGATGGGCGTGGTGGCCCCGTGA
- the carB gene encoding carbamoyl-phosphate synthase large subunit, whose translation MPKRADIHHVMVIGSGPILIGQAAEFDYSGTQACRVLKDEGLRVSLVNSNPATIMTDPEVADATYVEPLTPEFVEKVIAKERPDALLATLGGQTALNIAIGLFENGVLDKYGVQLIGADVDAINRGEDRQLFKDIVRSIGADAPRSKVCASVDEALETAADVGYPVVIRPSFTMGGLGSGIATDEPMLRRMAGHGLADSPVHTVLIEESVLGWKEYELELMRDRSDNVVVVCSIENIDAMGVHTGDSVTVAPAMTLTDREYQHMRDVGIAVLREVGVDTGGCNIQFAVHPGTGRLVVIEMNPRVSRSSALASKATGFPIAKIAAKLAIGYTLDEITNDITGVTPAAFEPTLDYVVVKIPRFAFEKFPGADPRLTTTMKSVGEVMAMGRNFPEALGKAMRSTETKVAGFWTGGEDVRTAEELLDALRTPVDGRLYLAEQALAAGATVDDVAAASGFDPWFVDQIALVREVADEVRDAPSLTPELLRRSKRYGLSDRQIAALRPELAGEDGVRSLRWRLGIRPVYKTVDTCAAEFAARTPYHYSSYDEENEVQPREKPAVLILGSGPNRIGQGIEFDYSCVHAVMALQDAGYEAVMVNCNPETVSTDYDTADRLYFEPLTFEDVLEVVEAERAAGPVAGVICTLGGQTPLALAQRLKDAGVPVLGTAPEAIDDAEHRGSFSRVLSDTGLPAPAHGTATTFAEAHEIAARIGYPVLVRPSYVLGGRGMEIVYDDATLEAYIAKATDVSPAHPVLVDRFLEDAVEIDVDALYDGTELYLGGVMEHIEEAGIHSGDSACALPPTTLGNADLVRIRAATEKLAARIGVRGLVNVQYAIKDDILFVIEANPRASRTVPFVSKATAVQLAKAAARIAVGETIADLRRAGVLPPTGDGADLPEHMPIAVKEAVLPFHRFRTVEGHGVDTVLGPEMKSTGEVMGLDTGFGTAFAKSQAAAYGSLPTEGTVFVSLANRDKRSAIFPVKRLADLGFQVLATSGTAQVLRRNGVECEVVGKYSEGPGNVVERILAGDVDIVVNTPFGSPGNSGPRLDGYEIRTAAVAAGIPCITTVQGMAAAVQGVEALRRGDIGVRSLQELHGDLASSRSAS comes from the coding sequence GTGCCTAAGCGCGCAGACATCCACCACGTGATGGTGATCGGCTCCGGGCCGATCCTCATCGGCCAGGCCGCCGAGTTCGACTACTCCGGCACCCAGGCCTGCCGCGTGCTCAAGGACGAGGGCCTGCGGGTCAGCCTCGTGAACAGCAACCCGGCGACGATCATGACCGACCCCGAGGTCGCCGACGCCACGTACGTCGAGCCCCTCACGCCGGAGTTCGTCGAGAAGGTCATCGCCAAGGAGCGCCCCGACGCGTTGCTGGCCACGCTCGGCGGGCAGACCGCGCTCAACATCGCCATCGGGCTCTTCGAGAACGGGGTGCTGGACAAGTACGGCGTCCAGTTGATCGGTGCCGACGTCGACGCGATCAACCGGGGTGAGGACCGGCAGCTGTTCAAGGACATCGTCCGGTCGATCGGCGCCGACGCCCCCCGGTCGAAGGTGTGCGCGTCCGTCGACGAGGCGCTGGAGACCGCGGCCGACGTGGGCTACCCGGTCGTCATCCGGCCCAGCTTCACGATGGGCGGCCTCGGCTCAGGCATCGCCACCGACGAGCCGATGCTGCGCCGCATGGCCGGCCACGGCCTGGCCGACTCCCCGGTGCACACCGTGCTCATCGAGGAGAGCGTGCTCGGCTGGAAGGAGTACGAGCTCGAGCTGATGCGCGACCGCAGCGACAACGTCGTGGTCGTCTGCTCGATCGAGAACATCGACGCGATGGGCGTGCACACCGGCGACTCGGTCACCGTCGCCCCGGCGATGACGCTCACCGACCGCGAGTACCAGCACATGCGCGACGTCGGCATCGCCGTGCTGCGCGAGGTCGGCGTGGACACCGGCGGCTGCAACATCCAGTTCGCCGTCCATCCGGGGACCGGGCGCCTGGTCGTCATCGAGATGAACCCGCGGGTGTCCCGGTCCTCGGCGCTGGCGTCGAAGGCCACCGGCTTCCCGATCGCCAAGATCGCCGCCAAGCTCGCGATCGGCTACACCCTCGACGAGATCACCAACGACATCACCGGCGTGACCCCGGCCGCCTTCGAGCCGACCCTCGACTACGTCGTGGTGAAGATCCCGCGGTTCGCCTTCGAGAAGTTCCCGGGCGCCGACCCGCGCCTCACCACGACGATGAAGAGCGTCGGCGAGGTCATGGCGATGGGCCGCAACTTCCCCGAGGCGCTGGGCAAGGCGATGCGGTCCACCGAGACCAAGGTGGCCGGCTTCTGGACCGGGGGAGAGGACGTGCGCACCGCCGAGGAACTGTTGGACGCGCTGCGCACACCCGTCGACGGCCGGCTCTACCTCGCCGAGCAGGCGCTGGCCGCCGGCGCGACGGTCGACGACGTCGCGGCTGCCAGCGGGTTCGACCCGTGGTTCGTCGACCAGATCGCGCTGGTGCGCGAGGTCGCCGACGAGGTGCGCGACGCGCCGTCGCTCACACCGGAACTGCTGCGCCGCTCGAAGCGGTACGGCCTCTCCGACCGGCAGATCGCCGCCCTGCGGCCGGAGCTGGCCGGTGAGGACGGCGTCCGGTCGCTGCGCTGGCGGCTGGGCATCCGGCCGGTCTACAAGACCGTCGACACGTGCGCGGCCGAGTTCGCCGCCCGCACGCCGTACCACTACTCCTCCTACGACGAGGAGAACGAGGTGCAGCCCCGGGAGAAGCCGGCCGTGCTGATCCTCGGGTCGGGGCCCAACCGGATCGGCCAGGGCATCGAGTTCGACTACTCGTGCGTGCACGCCGTCATGGCGCTGCAGGACGCCGGCTACGAGGCCGTGATGGTCAACTGCAACCCCGAGACGGTCTCGACCGACTACGACACCGCCGACCGCCTCTACTTCGAGCCGCTCACCTTCGAGGACGTGCTCGAAGTGGTCGAGGCGGAGCGCGCGGCCGGCCCGGTCGCCGGGGTCATCTGCACCCTGGGCGGGCAGACGCCGCTCGCCCTGGCCCAGCGGCTCAAGGACGCCGGCGTGCCGGTGCTCGGCACCGCGCCGGAGGCGATCGACGACGCGGAGCACCGCGGCTCGTTCTCCCGGGTGCTGTCCGACACCGGCCTGCCGGCGCCCGCCCACGGCACGGCGACGACCTTCGCCGAGGCGCACGAGATCGCCGCCCGCATCGGCTACCCGGTGCTGGTGCGGCCCTCGTACGTGCTGGGCGGGCGCGGCATGGAGATCGTCTACGACGACGCCACCCTCGAGGCCTACATCGCCAAGGCGACCGACGTCAGCCCGGCGCACCCGGTGCTGGTCGACCGGTTCCTGGAGGACGCCGTCGAGATCGACGTCGACGCCCTCTACGACGGCACCGAGCTCTACCTCGGCGGCGTGATGGAGCACATCGAGGAGGCCGGCATCCACTCGGGCGACTCGGCCTGCGCGCTGCCCCCGACCACGCTCGGCAACGCCGACCTGGTCCGCATCCGGGCGGCCACGGAGAAGCTCGCCGCGCGGATCGGCGTTCGCGGCCTGGTCAACGTCCAGTACGCGATCAAGGACGACATCCTCTTCGTGATCGAGGCCAACCCCCGGGCCAGCCGCACCGTGCCGTTCGTCTCCAAGGCGACTGCGGTGCAGCTGGCGAAGGCGGCGGCGCGCATCGCGGTGGGGGAGACCATCGCCGACCTGCGGAGGGCCGGGGTGCTGCCGCCGACCGGCGACGGCGCGGACCTGCCCGAGCACATGCCGATCGCGGTCAAGGAGGCGGTGCTGCCCTTCCACCGGTTCCGCACGGTCGAGGGCCACGGCGTCGACACCGTCCTCGGGCCGGAGATGAAGTCCACCGGCGAGGTGATGGGCCTCGACACCGGCTTCGGAACGGCGTTCGCCAAGTCGCAGGCCGCGGCCTACGGGTCGCTCCCGACGGAGGGCACGGTGTTCGTCTCGCTGGCCAACCGCGACAAGCGCTCGGCGATCTTCCCGGTCAAGCGGCTGGCCGACCTCGGCTTCCAGGTCCTGGCGACGTCGGGCACCGCGCAGGTGCTGCGCCGCAACGGCGTCGAGTGCGAGGTGGTCGGCAAGTACAGCGAGGGCCCCGGCAACGTGGTCGAGCGGATCCTCGCCGGGGACGTCGACATCGTCGTCAACACGCCGTTCGGCTCGCCGGGCAACAGCGGGCCGCGGCTGGACGGCTACGAGATCCGCACCGCCGCGGTGGCCGCCGGCATCCCGTGCATCACCACCGTGCAGGGCATGGCGGCGGCGGTGCAGGGCGTCGAGGCGCTGCGCCGCGGCGACATCGGCGTCCGCAGCCTGCAGGAGCTGCACGGGGACCTGGCGTCGTCCCGGAGCGCCTCGTGA
- the carA gene encoding glutamine-hydrolyzing carbamoyl-phosphate synthase small subunit: MSDAILVLEDGRTFRGEAYGARGTTVGEAVFATGMTGYQETLTDPSYHRQVVVMTAPHIGNTGVNGEDDESRRMWVAGFVVRDPARRPANWRATGSLDDELAAQGVVGISGIDTRALTRHLRDRGAMRVGITSEHDDADRLLARVRDADSMVGADLAPQVSTGEPYVVPAVGEKRFTIAALDLGIKTATPRHLADLGVETHVLPSTATAAELLERGPDGVFLSNGPGDPAAADYAVAAVRGVLDARRPLFGICFGNQILGRALGLGTYKLRFGHRGLNQPVLDRVSGTVRVTSHNHGFAVDAPLDRPTDTPYGPVEVSHVGLNDDVVEGLRLLEAPAFSVQFHPESAAGPHDASPLFQRFVDLMEDERG, translated from the coding sequence GTGAGCGACGCGATCCTCGTGCTCGAGGACGGCAGGACGTTCCGGGGCGAGGCCTACGGCGCCCGCGGGACGACGGTCGGCGAGGCGGTGTTCGCCACCGGCATGACCGGCTACCAGGAGACGCTGACCGACCCCAGTTACCACCGTCAGGTCGTGGTCATGACGGCCCCGCACATCGGCAACACCGGGGTCAACGGCGAGGACGACGAGAGCCGCCGGATGTGGGTGGCCGGTTTCGTCGTCCGCGACCCGGCCCGCCGCCCGGCCAACTGGCGGGCCACGGGCAGCCTGGACGACGAACTGGCCGCGCAGGGCGTGGTCGGCATCAGCGGCATCGACACGCGGGCGCTGACCCGGCACCTGCGCGACCGCGGCGCCATGCGGGTCGGCATCACCAGCGAGCACGACGACGCCGACCGGCTGCTGGCCCGGGTGCGGGACGCCGACAGCATGGTGGGCGCGGACCTCGCGCCCCAGGTGAGCACCGGTGAGCCCTACGTCGTCCCAGCGGTGGGGGAGAAGCGGTTCACGATCGCCGCCCTCGACCTCGGTATCAAGACCGCCACCCCGCGCCACCTGGCCGACCTCGGCGTCGAGACCCACGTGCTGCCGAGCACCGCGACCGCGGCCGAGCTGCTCGAGCGGGGGCCCGACGGCGTCTTCCTCTCCAACGGCCCGGGTGACCCGGCCGCCGCCGACTACGCGGTGGCGGCGGTGCGGGGGGTGCTGGACGCCCGCCGGCCGCTGTTCGGCATCTGCTTCGGCAACCAGATCCTCGGCCGGGCGCTGGGCCTGGGCACGTACAAGCTGCGCTTCGGCCACCGCGGCCTGAACCAGCCGGTGCTCGACCGGGTGAGCGGCACCGTCCGGGTCACCAGCCACAACCACGGGTTCGCCGTCGACGCCCCGCTGGACCGGCCCACCGACACCCCGTACGGGCCGGTCGAGGTCAGCCACGTGGGGCTCAACGACGACGTCGTCGAGGGCCTGCGCCTGCTCGAGGCGCCGGCCTTCAGCGTCCAGTTCCACCCCGAGTCAGCGGCCGGGCCGCACGACGCCTCGCCGCTCTTCCAGCGGTTCGTCGACCTGATGGAGGACGAGCGTGGCTGA
- a CDS encoding dihydroorotase: MSYLIRGASPYGGDPADILVEDGRIVAIGDALSSTGAEVVDAAGLIALPGLVDLHTHLREPGREDAETVETGSRAAALGGFTAVHAMANTDPVADTAGVVEQVWRLGEQAGLVDVVPVGAVTVGLRGERLAELGAMADSAARVRVFSDDGHCVADPALMRRALEYVKAFDGVVAQHAEEPRLTAGAQMHEGDRSARLGLTGWPAAAEEAIIARDVLLAGHVGARLHVCHVSTAGSVELLRWAKGRGVQVTAEVTPHHLLLTDACAESYDPVFKVNPPLRTDDDVAALRLGLADGTIDAVATDHAPHAVEDKESEWAQARPGMLGLEQALSVVLEAMVETGLLDWRGVADRMSVRPAAIGRLAHHGRPLAAGEPANLLLLDPASRAPVDPAALASRSRNSPYAGRELPGRIVATFLRGTATVLDGKATR; the protein is encoded by the coding sequence ATGAGCTACCTGATCAGGGGCGCCAGCCCGTACGGCGGCGACCCCGCCGACATCCTGGTGGAGGACGGACGGATCGTCGCGATCGGCGACGCGCTGTCGTCCACCGGCGCCGAGGTCGTCGACGCCGCCGGGCTGATCGCCCTGCCCGGCCTGGTCGACCTGCACACGCACCTGCGCGAGCCGGGTCGGGAGGACGCCGAGACCGTCGAGACCGGCAGCCGCGCGGCCGCCCTCGGCGGGTTCACCGCGGTGCACGCCATGGCCAACACCGACCCGGTCGCCGACACGGCGGGCGTCGTCGAGCAGGTGTGGCGGCTCGGCGAGCAGGCCGGCCTGGTCGACGTCGTCCCGGTGGGCGCGGTGACCGTCGGGCTGAGGGGCGAGCGGCTGGCCGAGCTCGGGGCGATGGCCGACTCGGCCGCCCGGGTGCGCGTCTTCTCCGACGACGGGCACTGCGTCGCCGACCCGGCGCTCATGCGCCGCGCGCTGGAGTACGTCAAGGCCTTCGACGGCGTCGTCGCCCAGCACGCCGAGGAGCCGCGGCTCACCGCCGGTGCCCAGATGCACGAGGGCGACCGCTCGGCCCGCCTCGGCCTGACCGGCTGGCCGGCCGCCGCGGAGGAGGCGATCATCGCCCGCGACGTGCTGCTCGCGGGCCACGTCGGCGCCCGGCTGCACGTCTGCCACGTGTCGACCGCCGGCTCGGTGGAGCTCCTGCGCTGGGCGAAGGGCCGCGGTGTCCAGGTGACGGCCGAGGTGACGCCGCACCACCTGCTGCTGACCGACGCCTGCGCCGAGAGCTACGACCCGGTGTTCAAGGTGAACCCGCCCCTGCGCACGGACGACGATGTCGCAGCCCTCAGGCTCGGATTGGCCGACGGCACGATCGACGCCGTCGCCACCGACCACGCCCCGCACGCGGTGGAGGACAAGGAGAGCGAGTGGGCGCAGGCCCGGCCCGGCATGCTCGGGCTGGAGCAGGCGCTGTCCGTCGTCCTCGAGGCAATGGTCGAGACCGGCCTGCTCGACTGGCGGGGCGTCGCCGACCGCATGTCGGTCCGCCCGGCCGCGATCGGCCGGCTGGCCCACCACGGCCGCCCGCTGGCCGCCGGCGAGCCGGCCAACCTGCTGCTGCTGGACCCCGCGAGCCGGGCTCCTGTCGATCCGGCCGCGCTGGCCAGCCGCAGCCGCAACAGCCCCTACGCCGGTCGGGAGCTCCCGGGCCGGATCGTCGCGACGTTCCTCCGGGGGACGGCGACGGTGCTCGACGGAAAGGCGACACGGTGA
- a CDS encoding aspartate carbamoyltransferase catalytic subunit — MKRHLLEAADLDRTDATLVLDTAAQIDQALTGREVKKLPTLRGRTVVNLFFEDSTRTRISFELAAKRLSADVINFSAKGSSVSKGESLKDTALTLEAMGSDAIVVRHSASGAPHRLANWVRGSVVNAGDGTHEHPTQALLDAYTIRQRLGRLEGVRVAIVGDVLHSRVARSNVGLLHTLGAEVTLVAPPTLLPVGVGSWPAEVSYDLDAVLPKADVVMMLRVQAERMNASFFPSAREYSRRYGLDARRMAALADDAIVMHPGPMNRGMEIAAEVADSVRSTIVEQVGNGVSVRMAVLYLLLGGGPA, encoded by the coding sequence GTGAAGCGGCACCTGCTGGAAGCGGCCGACCTCGACCGCACCGACGCGACGCTGGTCCTCGACACGGCCGCCCAGATCGACCAGGCGCTGACCGGCCGCGAGGTCAAGAAGCTGCCGACGCTGCGCGGCCGCACCGTGGTCAACCTCTTCTTCGAGGACTCCACCCGCACGCGCATCTCCTTCGAGCTGGCGGCCAAGCGCCTCTCCGCCGACGTCATCAACTTCTCGGCGAAGGGGTCGAGCGTCAGCAAGGGCGAGAGCCTCAAGGACACCGCGCTGACCCTGGAGGCCATGGGCAGCGACGCCATCGTCGTCCGGCACTCGGCGTCCGGTGCCCCGCACCGGCTGGCCAACTGGGTGCGCGGCAGCGTGGTCAACGCCGGCGACGGCACCCACGAGCACCCCACCCAGGCCCTGCTCGACGCGTACACGATCCGGCAGCGGCTGGGCCGGCTCGAGGGCGTGCGGGTGGCGATCGTCGGCGACGTCCTGCACAGCCGGGTCGCCCGTTCCAACGTCGGCCTGCTGCACACCCTGGGGGCCGAGGTCACCCTGGTCGCCCCGCCGACCCTGCTGCCGGTCGGGGTCGGCAGCTGGCCCGCCGAGGTGAGCTACGACCTGGACGCCGTCCTGCCCAAGGCCGACGTCGTGATGATGCTGCGGGTGCAGGCCGAGCGGATGAACGCCTCGTTCTTCCCGAGCGCCCGCGAGTACAGCCGCCGCTACGGCCTGGACGCACGGCGCATGGCGGCCCTGGCCGACGACGCCATCGTCATGCACCCCGGCCCGATGAACCGCGGCATGGAGATCGCCGCCGAGGTGGCCGACTCGGTGCGCTCCACGATCGTCGAGCAGGTCGGCAACGGGGTCTCCGTGCGCATGGCCGTGCTCTACCTGCTGCTGGGAGGCGGCCCCGCATGA
- the pyrR gene encoding bifunctional pyr operon transcriptional regulator/uracil phosphoribosyltransferase PyrR — MAGSSEAAREKVPATGALLSAADVSRVVDRIAHQLIERAAAANPESADGGLSDLVLVGIPTRGAPLARRLAGRIEAFTGTPVDVGTADITLYRDDLRLRGVRALEPTVLPDAGIDGRLVVLVDDVLYSGRSVRAALDALRDLGRPRSVQLAVLVDRGHRELPIRADFVGKNVPTSRSQQVKVHLAEVDGTDEVLLIEGDPQ, encoded by the coding sequence ATGGCCGGCTCGTCCGAGGCTGCCCGGGAGAAGGTGCCGGCTACCGGCGCGTTGCTCTCCGCAGCCGATGTCTCCCGCGTCGTCGACCGCATCGCGCACCAGCTCATCGAGCGGGCGGCGGCGGCGAATCCTGAATCGGCCGACGGCGGGCTCTCCGACCTCGTGCTGGTCGGCATCCCCACCCGCGGCGCCCCGTTGGCCCGCCGGCTGGCCGGCCGCATCGAGGCCTTCACCGGCACGCCGGTCGACGTCGGCACCGCCGACATCACCCTCTACCGCGACGATCTGCGGCTCCGCGGCGTCCGTGCCCTGGAGCCCACGGTGCTCCCGGACGCCGGCATCGACGGCCGGCTCGTCGTCCTCGTGGACGACGTCCTGTACTCGGGCCGGTCGGTCCGCGCGGCGCTGGACGCCCTGCGCGACCTCGGCCGGCCCCGCAGCGTGCAGCTCGCGGTGCTGGTCGACCGCGGCCACCGCGAACTGCCGATCCGCGCGGACTTCGTCGGCAAGAACGTGCCGACCTCCCGCAGCCAGCAGGTGAAGGTGCACCTCGCCGAGGTCGACGGCACCGACGAGGTACTGCTCATCGAGGGGGACCCACAGTGA
- the bldD gene encoding transcriptional regulator BldD, which produces MSTDYSRALGARLRAIRNQQGLSLQGVEDKSHGRWKAVVVGSYERGDRAVTVQRLSELAVFYGVPVSELLPDPRPSSAVTTSTKIVLNLESLGSLPADEAGPLARYASTIQAQRHDYNGKVLSIRTEDLKSLAIIYDMSPDELTTRLIEWGVLSPGMESVVGFGGPEDDDEELDAGWDRRRSPR; this is translated from the coding sequence ATGAGCACCGACTACTCACGGGCCCTCGGCGCCCGGCTCCGCGCCATCCGCAACCAGCAGGGCCTCTCCCTGCAGGGGGTGGAAGACAAGTCGCACGGCCGCTGGAAGGCAGTCGTCGTCGGTTCCTACGAGCGCGGTGACCGCGCCGTCACGGTGCAGCGGCTCTCCGAGCTGGCCGTGTTCTACGGCGTGCCGGTCTCCGAGCTGCTGCCCGACCCGAGGCCCAGCTCGGCCGTCACCACCAGCACCAAGATCGTGCTGAACCTCGAGTCGCTGGGGTCGCTGCCGGCCGACGAGGCCGGTCCGCTCGCCCGCTACGCCTCGACCATCCAGGCGCAGCGGCACGACTACAACGGCAAGGTCCTCTCGATCCGCACCGAGGACCTCAAGTCGCTGGCCATCATCTACGACATGAGCCCCGACGAGCTCACCACGCGGCTCATCGAGTGGGGTGTGCTGTCCCCCGGCATGGAGAGCGTGGTCGGCTTCGGCGGCCCCGAGGACGACGACGAGGAGCTCGACGCCGGCTGGGACCGGCGCCGCTCCCCTCGCTGA
- a CDS encoding ABC transporter ATP-binding protein gives MPAVEMHGVSKTYRRRGGSPHKALDDLDLLVESGGVHGFLGPNGSGKTTTIRVLLGLISSDGGDETIRLLDRPVPSGLPEVIGGVGALVETPLFFPGFSGRLNLQLLAESVGVPRTRVDECLEIVELANRADDRFKGYSLGMKQRLGIAAALLKSPRLLILDEPSNGLDPAGIRDVRELIRRLGRDGRTTVLLSSHLLAEIQQVADHVTILAKGRCVASGPVDEVLASRGSGDVLVHIADPAAAAGVLHQAGFVVSPMDGGILVQAVSSPSEITRVLADAGHYLEELRRLTPDLESAFLAITADQPQEPDAGGRA, from the coding sequence ATGCCGGCCGTGGAGATGCATGGCGTCTCGAAGACCTACCGGCGTCGCGGCGGCTCGCCGCACAAGGCGCTGGACGACCTGGACCTGCTGGTCGAGTCCGGTGGCGTGCACGGCTTCCTGGGGCCGAACGGCTCGGGCAAGACGACGACGATCCGGGTGCTGCTGGGCCTCATCTCCTCCGACGGCGGCGACGAGACGATCCGCCTGCTCGACCGGCCGGTGCCCTCCGGCCTGCCGGAGGTGATCGGTGGCGTCGGCGCCCTGGTCGAGACCCCGCTGTTCTTCCCCGGCTTCTCCGGACGGCTCAACCTGCAGCTGCTGGCCGAGTCCGTCGGGGTCCCGCGCACTCGCGTCGACGAATGCCTGGAGATCGTCGAACTGGCCAACCGCGCCGACGACAGGTTCAAGGGCTACTCGCTCGGCATGAAGCAGCGTCTCGGCATCGCCGCGGCGCTGCTGAAGTCGCCACGGCTGCTCATCCTCGACGAGCCCAGCAACGGTCTGGATCCGGCGGGCATCCGCGACGTGCGCGAGCTCATCCGGCGCCTGGGGCGGGACGGGCGCACCACGGTGCTGCTCTCCTCGCACCTGCTGGCCGAGATCCAGCAGGTCGCCGACCACGTCACCATCCTGGCGAAGGGCCGCTGCGTCGCCTCGGGCCCCGTGGACGAGGTGCTGGCCAGCCGGGGGTCCGGCGACGTGCTGGTGCACATCGCCGATCCCGCCGCCGCGGCCGGTGTCCTGCACCAGGCAGGCTTCGTCGTCTCGCCGATGGACGGCGGGATCCTCGTCCAGGCGGTCTCCTCCCCCAGCGAGATCACCCGCGTCCTCGCCGACGCCGGCCACTACCTCGAGGAGCTGAGGCGGTTGACGCCCGACCTGGAGAGCGCCTTCCTGGCCATCACCGCAGACCAGCCGCAGGAGCCGGACGCCGGGGGCCGGGCATGA
- the nusB gene encoding transcription antitermination factor NusB — protein sequence MAARTKARKRAVDVLYEADVRGNDRLAVLRDRIETGNPPVPEHTVRLVEGVAEHAARIDELIDAHAANWSLDRLPDVDRAILRMAVFELLWADDVPDAVVIDEAVELAKTLSTDDSPAFVNGVLGAILDAEVPTGGLPKA from the coding sequence ATGGCTGCCCGGACCAAGGCGCGCAAGCGCGCCGTCGACGTCCTCTACGAGGCCGATGTCCGGGGGAACGACCGGCTCGCGGTGCTCCGCGACCGGATCGAGACGGGCAACCCGCCCGTGCCCGAGCACACCGTCCGGCTGGTCGAGGGCGTCGCCGAGCACGCCGCCCGCATCGACGAGCTGATCGACGCGCACGCGGCGAACTGGTCGCTCGACCGGCTGCCCGACGTCGACCGCGCGATCCTGCGCATGGCGGTGTTCGAGCTGCTGTGGGCCGACGACGTGCCCGACGCCGTGGTCATCGACGAGGCGGTGGAGCTGGCGAAGACGCTGTCCACCGACGACTCGCCCGCGTTCGTCAACGGCGTCCTCGGCGCCATCCTGGACGCCGAGGTGCCGACGGGCGGCCTGCCCAAGGCCTGA
- the efp gene encoding elongation factor P, with the protein MATTNDLKNGMVLNLDGQLWTVTEFQHVKPGKGGAFVRTTLKNVLSGKVVDKTFNAGTKVETANVDKRGMTYLYKDGADYVFMDGDTYDQIHVPGETVGDGANYLLENTQVTVAVHDGTPLYVELPVTMELVVEHTDPGLQGDRSTGGTKPATLETGAQIQVPLFISTGEKLKVDTRDGRYLGRAN; encoded by the coding sequence ATGGCTACCACCAACGACCTCAAGAACGGCATGGTCCTCAACCTCGACGGCCAGCTCTGGACCGTCACCGAGTTCCAGCACGTCAAGCCGGGCAAGGGCGGTGCGTTCGTCCGGACCACGCTGAAGAACGTGCTCTCGGGCAAGGTCGTGGACAAGACCTTCAACGCCGGCACCAAGGTCGAGACCGCGAACGTCGACAAGCGCGGTATGACCTACCTGTACAAGGACGGCGCCGACTACGTCTTCATGGACGGCGACACCTACGACCAGATCCACGTGCCCGGCGAGACCGTCGGCGACGGCGCGAACTACCTGCTGGAGAACACCCAGGTCACCGTCGCCGTCCACGACGGGACCCCGCTCTACGTCGAGCTGCCGGTGACCATGGAGCTCGTCGTCGAGCACACCGACCCGGGCCTGCAGGGCGACCGCTCCACCGGCGGCACGAAGCCGGCCACGCTCGAGACCGGCGCGCAGATCCAGGTGCCGCTGTTCATCAGCACCGGCGAGAAGCTCAAGGTCGACACCCGCGACGGCCGGTACCTCGGCCGCGCCAACTGA